In the Bacteroidota bacterium genome, AATATATAATCTACAGTTCCACTTCCCGGTTGGTAGTTTGGGTTGTCGGTATTAATGTTTGCAATATATTTCCCTGTAGGTAGCTTTAAACCCGCACCCATAGCCAAACGGTGAGAGGTAGGGCATTTTATTTTAGATAAAAATATATACCTGCCGAGCAAAGTAGCATCAGCCAATCCTGATATATTGTTTATTAAATAACTATTTGAATATATATAATAGTTTACCCAAGGTATTTGCCCAATAAATTCAATTCTATTATTGGGTGCGTATTTCACAAACAAATCTGTACGATTGAAAACCTCTTTGCTTCGCGAATATATACTTTCTCCTGGATGGCCATGCTTACCATTATAGTATCCTACCTGATGCCCCAAACCTAAATAGGTTTTACTATCGGTAGGAAAAATACGACTCGATATATCGCAGCCACATGCATCACAAGCGTTTGCACGATTTATGATAAAAGCGAGAAACAAAAAGCAATATAATTTATTCATATTATTTAATACTAAACGATACAGTTTTCTTGGTCAAATTTTCTGAATGATCTTCCGTTTCAGTACTTAGTAAATAATCAGTATTTATTGAATCTGTTATCATAATATTGGTGTCAATGCTCCAACTGCTATTGTCCACATGCATATCATATTGGCTTACTATCACATTGTTCTGTTTGCCTTGTATGCTCCACACCACATGGTGCAATTCGTCATTATCAGTAAAGTTTATTTTAAGATTTAGATTCTGGCCTTTGGTATAATTGGCACCTTCTTGTGGGTTTGATATAGATACTACAGGACTCTCGGTATCTTTTTTCGATTTGCATTGCTCAAAAATAAAGAGTGAGCAAATAGCTAGAACAATGGTGTTTTTCGACATTAATAGTTGATTTGACGCGACAAAAGTAATTGCAGAATTTATCAGAAAAATATGCGTAAAGTCATATCATATCAAAAATGTAAAATTGAGTTATATAAATTTACTACTTATAAAAAACCCATTTGCCTAATTCCTTAAACGTAGGTTTTTTGCCATACATCAAAATCCCAACTCTATAAATTCTTGCGGCAAACCATACAATACAAACAAAGGAAACCAACATTACACCCATAGAAAGTGCTATTTCCCAGTTGAACGATTGCATAAACGATACGCGGGCCATCATAACAATAGGAGAGGAGAAAGGTATAATAGATGCCCAAAAAGCCAAACTGCCATTGGGGTCGTTCATTACCGAACTAAAAGCTATGAAGAAGGAGAAGATGAGTGGCAGATTTACAGGCAGCATAAACTGCTGCGTATCTGTCTCTGAATCTACTGCGGAGCCAATGGCGGCATAGAGCGATGCGTATAATAAATATCCTGTGATAAAATAAAATACAAAACAGAAAAGTATTAAAGGGAAATTGAGCGTAGATACGGCTTTCTCAAATTTCATGAAGCTTTGCATCTGTTCAGCTTTTTCATATTCATCAGCAGGCACATGGGCATTCTTCTTCATTACTTGCTCCACTTGGTTCATATCCACATTGCTAACTAAGTAGCTTTTCATAACGCCCGTAACGGTGATGGTGAGCACAATCCATATAGCAAACTGGGTAAGAGCCACACAAGCAATCCCAATGATTTTCCCCATCATTAATTGAAAAGGCTTTACACTGCTTATTACAATTTCTACAATTCGGTTGGTTTTTTCCTCTATCACACCACGCATCACCTGTATGCCATATAGCATAATGAACAAAAATATAATATAAGTGAGTACCATAGCTCCTATAAATGAGCTGCCTGTACTTGCATCCTCCGTTCCCGTCTCGCTAACCAACTTGGGGTAAACTGCAATGCTGGTGCGGGTTGCCTTAATCTGAGCTTGATTAAGGTTCATATTCTTCATCTTGATATTGGTGATGATTTCCTCAAACTTGTCTTCCAGTTTATTAATAATGGCGACTCCTGGTTGTTGCTCGGCTACAAAGTCAATATCTTTGATATAAGTTATAGAATCAGTTTTTGGTATGATGATGAGGGCATCGTATTTTTTATATAATACTTGGCTTTTTAAGGTGTCAATGTTTTCATCAGAAAAAACGAATACATTTTTGTCATCATTGAGGAGTTTATCTTTGAAAAAACCTTGCTCATCATGCACAGCAATGGTTTTGGTTTTCTCACCTATTCCCGAATTGACGGCTAAATAAATCATTACACCATATAGAGCACCAATAAGCACTGGGCCTAGAATGGTCATAATAATGAAAGAACGTTTTTTTACGCGGGTCAGGTATTCACGTCTGATGATGAGGAGTATTTTGTGCATAGTAGTAATTAGAAAAACAGGGCGAAAATATGTGA is a window encoding:
- a CDS encoding transporter; this encodes MNKLYCFLFLAFIINRANACDACGCDISSRIFPTDSKTYLGLGHQVGYYNGKHGHPGESIYSRSKEVFNRTDLFVKYAPNNRIEFIGQIPWVNYYIYSNSYLINNISGLADATLLGRYIFLSKIKCPTSHRLAMGAGLKLPTGKYIANINTDNPNYQPGSGTVDYIFNVNYSYRKNDDGLRADVNYRYNTTNKNQIKKGNLFAGIIEYFHTKELGRNTKSIIYTGIGLENVSKDKLPVIKDFTPSTRLYGELTAGGDIYYKKMFASLRIKTPVLQSRNDFQLPYYGTVNISVGFML
- a CDS encoding Ig-like domain-containing protein — its product is MSKNTIVLAICSLFIFEQCKSKKDTESPVVSISNPQEGANYTKGQNLNLKINFTDNDELHHVVWSIQGKQNNVIVSQYDMHVDNSSWSIDTNIMITDSINTDYLLSTETEDHSENLTKKTVSFSIK
- a CDS encoding ABC transporter permease, with protein sequence MHKILLIIRREYLTRVKKRSFIIMTILGPVLIGALYGVMIYLAVNSGIGEKTKTIAVHDEQGFFKDKLLNDDKNVFVFSDENIDTLKSQVLYKKYDALIIIPKTDSITYIKDIDFVAEQQPGVAIINKLEDKFEEIITNIKMKNMNLNQAQIKATRTSIAVYPKLVSETGTEDASTGSSFIGAMVLTYIIFLFIMLYGIQVMRGVIEEKTNRIVEIVISSVKPFQLMMGKIIGIACVALTQFAIWIVLTITVTGVMKSYLVSNVDMNQVEQVMKKNAHVPADEYEKAEQMQSFMKFEKAVSTLNFPLILFCFVFYFITGYLLYASLYAAIGSAVDSETDTQQFMLPVNLPLIFSFFIAFSSVMNDPNGSLAFWASIIPFSSPIVMMARVSFMQSFNWEIALSMGVMLVSFVCIVWFAARIYRVGILMYGKKPTFKELGKWVFYK